The following proteins are encoded in a genomic region of Candidatus Nitrospira nitrificans:
- a CDS encoding OmpP1/FadL family transporter: MNRLLFFPIIVSACISFLFGLPPSACADGFRNPFHDASAIAQGNAFAAQADNASAVFYNPAAMTQLHGLHTAGGMQFVSINTTFTSPIGTTTNNSSPAVGLPPPGQFFVTANLKDLRISALGNLSVGLGILNLYGFAAKFPTNGPFATAVTFAQLPLIAIKPTVAYKVTESLSVGLGADIYTFTGLLGEGHAERRFQAAPGSSFTPGTELELNGKGTTAGLNVSVLYTLWRTDEGKPRLSIAGIWRSQAVLPLNGDLLANGVRVAGASTSIRLPEVWTGGIAYWPVRNRSGEWKVEVDVDYVRWQAIRDASAHLSDGSVLPSPQQWRNTFTVNVGTEYKLLGITSTQGWDVAFRTGYIRSHSPVTDRSFDPAFADNDAHVATVGMGVLCHGGGKLLGVIACADTEKSLFATSAIGLDLFYEALVFDTRTVSDSPNPTVNGTYRTTNHAGGATFRINF, encoded by the coding sequence ATGAATCGGCTGCTCTTCTTTCCAATCATTGTCAGTGCATGTATTTCTTTCCTCTTCGGCCTCCCTCCTTCCGCTTGTGCCGACGGCTTTCGCAATCCGTTTCACGACGCCTCCGCGATCGCACAAGGCAACGCCTTTGCGGCACAGGCGGACAACGCCTCGGCGGTGTTTTACAATCCCGCCGCGATGACACAACTACACGGCCTGCACACGGCCGGCGGCATGCAATTCGTCAGTATCAATACGACATTCACCAGTCCGATAGGAACTACGACCAACAACAGTAGCCCGGCCGTGGGGTTGCCACCACCTGGACAGTTCTTCGTCACGGCAAACTTGAAAGACTTGAGGATTTCCGCCTTGGGCAACCTGAGTGTCGGGCTGGGCATACTCAATCTATACGGCTTCGCGGCCAAGTTTCCGACTAACGGTCCCTTTGCCACGGCGGTGACCTTTGCTCAACTGCCCTTGATCGCGATCAAGCCGACGGTGGCGTACAAAGTGACGGAGTCTCTGTCGGTCGGGTTGGGGGCCGATATTTATACCTTTACGGGTTTGCTGGGAGAAGGCCATGCGGAACGACGGTTTCAGGCGGCGCCTGGATCAAGCTTCACCCCGGGCACTGAACTGGAGCTGAACGGAAAGGGGACAACGGCGGGGTTGAATGTGAGTGTGCTGTATACACTCTGGCGAACCGACGAAGGCAAGCCGCGCCTGTCCATCGCCGGAATCTGGCGGAGTCAAGCCGTGCTGCCCTTGAACGGCGATTTGCTCGCCAATGGCGTCCGCGTTGCGGGCGCGTCCACCTCGATACGGCTTCCGGAAGTCTGGACCGGCGGCATCGCCTATTGGCCGGTGCGCAATCGCTCAGGGGAATGGAAGGTTGAGGTGGATGTGGATTATGTGCGGTGGCAAGCCATTCGCGACGCTTCGGCGCATCTGTCCGACGGCAGCGTCTTGCCGAGCCCGCAGCAATGGCGGAATACCTTCACGGTCAATGTGGGAACGGAGTACAAGTTGCTCGGGATCACATCCACGCAGGGATGGGATGTGGCCTTCCGCACCGGCTACATTCGCTCCCACAGCCCCGTGACCGATCGCAGCTTCGATCCCGCATTCGCGGACAATGATGCGCATGTGGCGACCGTCGGCATGGGGGTCTTGTGCCATGGCGGCGGAAAGCTCTTGGGAGTGATTGCGTGCGCGGATACGGAGAAGAGCCTCTTCGCCACATCCGCCATCGGTCTGGATCTGTTCTATGAAGCCTTGGTCTTCGATACCCGCACGGTCTCCGATAGCCCCAACCCCACCGTCAACGGCACCTACCGCACCACGAACCATGCCGGAGGGGCGACCTTTCGGATCAATTTCTAG
- a CDS encoding CopG family transcriptional regulator, translated as MRKKIRYTNERLTMGDRVADFLPPPSALVKREPTTKVTLELTQSSLAFFKKQAKRAHVPYQRMLRGLIDAYAKQYDVAV; from the coding sequence ATGCGCAAGAAAATCAGATACACCAATGAGCGCTTGACCATGGGGGACCGTGTCGCAGATTTTCTGCCGCCACCTTCGGCCTTGGTCAAGCGTGAGCCAACCACCAAGGTCACGCTTGAACTGACGCAGAGCAGCCTTGCGTTCTTCAAGAAGCAGGCCAAGCGAGCACATGTACCCTATCAACGGATGTTACGTGGTCTTATCGATGCCTACGCAAAACAATACGACGTGGCGGTGTAA
- a CDS encoding Hsp20/alpha crystallin family protein — translation MALVRWDPFRELEEVSDRLNRMFARPAAARTNGKETMIVADWTPSVDISETEGEYQIKAEIPDVKKEDVKVTLEDGVLTIQGERKHEKEEKGKKFHRIERSYGSFVRTFSLPDVIEEEKVKAEFKDGVLNLHLPKSEKAKPKAIEVKVA, via the coding sequence ATGGCACTCGTGCGATGGGATCCGTTTCGGGAATTGGAAGAAGTCTCAGATCGGTTGAATCGCATGTTCGCGCGTCCCGCTGCCGCTCGTACGAACGGCAAGGAAACCATGATCGTAGCGGACTGGACGCCCTCGGTCGATATCAGTGAGACCGAAGGGGAGTATCAGATCAAGGCCGAGATTCCGGATGTAAAGAAGGAGGATGTGAAGGTCACGCTCGAGGATGGTGTGCTGACCATTCAAGGTGAGCGTAAGCATGAGAAGGAAGAGAAGGGGAAAAAGTTTCATCGGATCGAGCGATCCTATGGCAGCTTCGTACGAACCTTTTCCTTGCCTGACGTGATCGAAGAGGAGAAGGTGAAGGCCGAGTTCAAGGATGGAGTGCTGAACCTCCATCTGCCGAAGTCGGAGAAGGCAAAGCCGAAGGCCATCGAAGTCAAGGTGGCCTAA